The genomic region CAGTACGGCAATCAGAGGTTGTAGGGGGGTAGGGGTAGGAGCCATGCGGGGCTAAAGGTGAAGAAAAAATCTTAGCTCGCATACATCTTGAGCAAATCCGGCAAATCCCGTTCTTGCATCCTTGCTACTTCACTTCTAAAAAAACACCTCCTATGCCAGCCTACTCCCAACCCATGCTCCGCGACAATGCCCTGCACGGCAAAACCATTGTGGTAACGGGCGGCGGCACCGGTCTGGGCCGGGCCATGACCACCTATTTTTTACAGCTCGGCGCCAATGTTACGATCAGCTCGCGCAAGCTGGACGTGCTGGAAAAAACGGCCGCCGAACTGCGCGAGCAAACCGGCGGCCAGGTGCTGGCCGTGCAGTGCGACGTGCGCAAATACGACGAAGTAGAGCGCATGCTCCAGCAAACCATCGATACGTTTGGCGCCGTGGATGTGCTGCTGAACAACGCCGCTGGTAACTTTATTTCGCCCACAGAGCGCCTGAGTCACAAGGCGTTTGATGTGATTGTAGACATTGTGCTGAAGGGTAGCTACAACTGTACGCTGGCCTTTGGCAAGCGCTGGATTGCTGACCAGCGCCCCGGCACCATTCTCAACATTGTGACGACGTACGCCTCCGTGGGCTCGGCCTACGTGGTGCCGTCGGCAGCGGCCAAGGCGGGCGTGCTGGCCCTCACCCGCTCCCTGGCTGTGGAGTGGGCCAAGTACGGCATCCGCTCCAATGCCATTGCGCCCGGCCCATTCCCCACGGAAGGGGCCTGGAGCCGCCTCTTCCCCGAGCCGCTGGCCTCCAAGCTTGATCCAGCTGCCTCGGTGCCCCTCAAACGGGTAGGCGACCATCAGGAACTCGCTAACCTGGCCGCCTACATGGTGTCAGATTTTGCGGCCTACATGAACGGCGAGGTAGTCACCCTCGACGGCGGCGAGTGGCTCAACGGCGCCGGCGAGTTCAACAAGCTAGAAGCCATTCCAGCCCCTATGTGGGATGAGATAGAAAAGAAAATGCGTCGCTAAATCACGGATTAAAGCGGATTTTTCGGATTAATCTGATTTTGTGGACAGCTCTATAGTGCGATTGAAGCTCTCTAGACTTTTGACAGAAAGCTTCACTACACTATAAAAAAGCGCTTGCCATTTGGCAAGCGCTTTTCGTTTGACTCGTCCACAAAATCCGATTAATCCGAAAAATCCGCTTTAATCCGTGATTATAGTTTGTACCCCTTATACCCCTTGGCAAATTCCTCTGAGGGAATAGGCTGGTTGGCAACGATATTCGAAAACTCAAACCGCTCAAATAGGCCTTTGTCGTCGAGCACCTCTACTACGAGCGGTAGCATGAGCTTTTGATCGATGCAGACCGTAGTGCGCCGGCCATAACTGTTGGGCACCTGTATGGTTTTGCCGGCTGGCACGGGCTTTTCATACGACAAGTCGTTGCGCTCCACAATCCGAAACTCGCCGCCGCCGAACTTATTGGCAATCTGCGTCAGGGTTTCGGCTTTGGTGGGTGTGTAGGACACGTACCGGAACTGCGGGAAGCTGGAACGCAACACGTGGCACGGCCGGCCGGCTACGATAGTGTCGCCGGTGTAGCGGAAGGAGCGCTCAAAGGCGCGGTCCTGGCGCTGGGTTGAGCCGCGAATGATACCGGAAATGCTCCCGAAACCGGCGTCGAGCAGGCTGTGGTGCTGGTCGCGGCGCATGAGTGTGCCGTTAGGGTCCAGGTTGAGCGTCACGTAGGGGAAGCTATTGGGGTACACCCAGGCGTCGCCACCATTTTGGCCCGTCACCCACAGCGCTTCAATGCCTTTTTGGTTGCGCAAATACACCCGTAGGGGGCTGCTGGTGAGCTTCAGCGTGGATTGAGCCGTCACGTATTTGCCCTCCACCCGCTCCTTGGCCCGCACCGTGCAGCGCAGTGTCTTGAGGTTGTCAATGGAGGTACTAAGATGGCTCAGCAACTGCTCGGTCGTGAGCTTGTCGGTAGGGGTGGGGGTAGCCGCCAGGGTAGTAAGGAGAAGCGTGGCTGCTAGCATAGCCCGCCCAATAGTACGCATCATAGGAAAAGTAGGAAACGAAACAGGGATGCGCCCTCCGTGCACAAACCGCGCCGAACCCACTGCAGCTGTTAGTTGAGGCTAATGCGTGGAAAACGAAACGTATTGCTATCAAAAATAAACAACTCGTGTATCTCTATGCGCCAGAAATAGGGGTAGAGCGGCAACTGTTCCAGCACGGCCCGTGCCTCATCCGCATCCTTGCTGTTGATGGTAATCCAGCCCTGCCGATAATCGGCGCTGATAGCATAGGTCTCAAAAACGCTTTCATCCAACAGCTGACTGACCAACGCCCGATGACTGGGAATCAGGGCGGTGAAATCATCTGTAAACCGCAATGGAAGTGAGAGCGTGACGATGAATTTTGGCATGGAACGCGAATAATAACCTAAGCCGGCTAAACGGTACTATTTCGAGAAAGTTGGGTTTACGCCAGAACCACGCAACTTTTTAGCGGTAATTGTAGAATAGAAAGGCATGCACTTCTCTATCATCACCCCGACCCGCAACCGTCGGCAGTATTTGCCCGAAGCCATCGAGAGCGTCCGCGCTACCGTTTCGGCCCCCATCGATTTTTCCTACGAGCACCTGATCAACGAGCTAGCCAGCGACGACGACACCGCGGCCTACCTCGAAGAGCTAGCCTCCCAGGACGGCCCGCCGTTGCGCTACTGGAAACAGCCCGAAAAAATGATGCCCGGCCCTGCCCGCAACCAGATCATCCGCGAGGCACAGCCCGGCGGCTGGCTCGTGCCCCTCGACGACGACGACGTGATGTTGCAACGCAACCTCTACCACTACGCCGACCTCATCCAGCAGAACCCTCAGCAGCCCTGGTTTGTGGCCGACTTCCTGCGCATGGACGAGGAACGCCGCTACATGCTGCGCGAAGACTACTACGCCTGGAAATTTGACACG from Hymenobacter aerilatus harbors:
- a CDS encoding DUF1571 domain-containing protein codes for the protein MMRTIGRAMLAATLLLTTLAATPTPTDKLTTEQLLSHLSTSIDNLKTLRCTVRAKERVEGKYVTAQSTLKLTSSPLRVYLRNQKGIEALWVTGQNGGDAWVYPNSFPYVTLNLDPNGTLMRRDQHHSLLDAGFGSISGIIRGSTQRQDRAFERSFRYTGDTIVAGRPCHVLRSSFPQFRYVSYTPTKAETLTQIANKFGGGEFRIVERNDLSYEKPVPAGKTIQVPNSYGRRTTVCIDQKLMLPLVVEVLDDKGLFERFEFSNIVANQPIPSEEFAKGYKGYKL
- a CDS encoding SDR family oxidoreductase, translated to MPAYSQPMLRDNALHGKTIVVTGGGTGLGRAMTTYFLQLGANVTISSRKLDVLEKTAAELREQTGGQVLAVQCDVRKYDEVERMLQQTIDTFGAVDVLLNNAAGNFISPTERLSHKAFDVIVDIVLKGSYNCTLAFGKRWIADQRPGTILNIVTTYASVGSAYVVPSAAAKAGVLALTRSLAVEWAKYGIRSNAIAPGPFPTEGAWSRLFPEPLASKLDPAASVPLKRVGDHQELANLAAYMVSDFAAYMNGEVVTLDGGEWLNGAGEFNKLEAIPAPMWDEIEKKMRR
- a CDS encoding glycosyltransferase family 2 protein yields the protein MHFSIITPTRNRRQYLPEAIESVRATVSAPIDFSYEHLINELASDDDTAAYLEELASQDGPPLRYWKQPEKMMPGPARNQIIREAQPGGWLVPLDDDDVMLQRNLYHYADLIQQNPQQPWFVADFLRMDEERRYMLREDYYAWKFDTPTDMLRAIFRAENFIQGNVCYSHELFDQVGGYSEDIEMAEDLELYVRFLLAGHLPLLSPHISHLHRFHTNNISIGVDAEKHGNDLRVIYDLHAAELGKLGIERP